In Chloroflexota bacterium, the genomic stretch GAGTCCTGCCTCAAGCATCTCCCTGATGGGAGCCACACCGTTGAACAATCTCAGATTGCTGCTGGGGTTGTGGGCTACCTTGCAACCAGCACTTGCCAGTTTTTTTATCTCCTGCCCTGTCATTTGAACTCCGTGTACCAGGGTTAACCTTGAATTCAATAAGCCCAATTCTTCCAGATAGCCGATAAGCCCGCCGGGATACTCCCGCTCACCATACTTCCTCTGCATCGGACTCTCCAGAACATGGGTATGGATACCGATACCTTCCAATTCAGAGCGCTCCTGTATCTCTTTGAGGAGCTGTGGGGTACACCATTGTGGGCCTGCTGGGCCAAAAAGGAAGCGGGTATGGTCACCTTCATGCTGGCTCCTCAGCTTGTCAAAGGCCTGAAAGTACTGCGCCGCAGTGGGGTATCGAACAGGGATTTTCCCTATCTTTCTTAAGGAATCAACAGCATAGGCGGGAAGGCTTGAGATAAAGGCACCGTCATCCAGATAGGCAAATTGATGCCGGTCTCTGATAAAAGGCGCAAAGGCCACCCGCAATCCCAGGTCCTTGTAAGCCTGCAAGCAAAGGTTCATCACCTCCAGATGGTTTTCACTGTTGGCCTCGCTGAAATAATGATGGTGTACCACCGTGGTCACCCCTGATTTGAGCATCTGCAGCCCATCTAGAAGGGTATTTTCATAAAAGATAGGCACTCTTTTGCCATCCGGGTGATACCAAGTGTTGATAAACCAGCGCTCCAAGGGTTCATCCCCGGGGCCTACCCGGAGCAGGTTTACCCCGAGGCCATGGCTATGCGAGTTCACCAAACCGGGCAGAACCACATGGTTGGGGGAACCGTAAACCTTCACCGGATTGTAAATAGCCTGCATCTCGCTGAACGGCCCCAGGTCAAGGATGGTTCCACCATCAAATACCACAGCTCCATCCTCTATCACACTCCCCTGGATATCACCGGTTAGAACATACCTCCCTCTGACTGCTTCTGTCATCTCTCACCCCCTTGTACTCGCTATGATAACGTGGC encodes the following:
- a CDS encoding amidohydrolase family protein produces the protein MTEAVRGRYVLTGDIQGSVIEDGAVVFDGGTILDLGPFSEMQAIYNPVKVYGSPNHVVLPGLVNSHSHGLGVNLLRVGPGDEPLERWFINTWYHPDGKRVPIFYENTLLDGLQMLKSGVTTVVHHHYFSEANSENHLEVMNLCLQAYKDLGLRVAFAPFIRDRHQFAYLDDGAFISSLPAYAVDSLRKIGKIPVRYPTAAQYFQAFDKLRSQHEGDHTRFLFGPAGPQWCTPQLLKEIQERSELEGIGIHTHVLESPMQRKYGEREYPGGLIGYLEELGLLNSRLTLVHGVQMTGQEIKKLASAGCKVAHNPSSNLRLFNGVAPIREMLEAGLSVGLGMDSTSLDDDEDMFREMRLCSILQRPRRIDASPIPSSVILHMNIANGAKIAQFEDIIGPLERGKKADLILLDFLKIEEPFIGPEADVLSIILHLATKRHVDTVFIDGCPVVEQGKSNRIDEAKLLQDIRQKYKLKGDDPESKKLRRAMTDELIRLYSAW